Below is a genomic region from Haliotis asinina isolate JCU_RB_2024 chromosome 14, JCU_Hal_asi_v2, whole genome shotgun sequence.
acacttggcCATTCATGTGATCTCTTTTTTTCCCCTTTAGTATATTATAAACTCAGAGTTTCAAATAATCAGTATTTTTATGCCAGTTTCGGATTGGATGGTTAAAGGATTATACCGCCTTTGTTTAAGTATGTAACATTATACCTGGAGATTATGAGCAGAAACAATGGCAGGAAAATGGCATGACTAATATGAACTTCCAATTTCACATGGAACTTGATATGATGTAGGACATTGTGGTGGAGTTCTGTTTCTGTGATATGTTTAGCCATAAGTCAGTTGCTTTGTAGCAGACCTTTTTATGATGGTTCTGTGCTATTGAACTGCATTCTGGTCCTTAAGTTAATGCTTTTATGTTTTATGCCTTTGATATTTTACAGGATATTTTATCTAGATGTGTAGCCTTAatgaataaaaaatacatattaatcGTTTGAAAATTGCAGTGGCATATGATTTTTTATTGATTCTCAAGGCCTCAAATGAGTGCCCTTTTCTGCAAAATGGAAGTTTCATCAATCTCTCTTTGTGTCAAAATGTCAACTGTACTCAACTGAAGTAGAATAACTAGATAGGTTCATAAAGGGTATTTTCAACTCCGAATGAGTTAATATGGTTGTATGGTTGATACAAAAATCTGATTTTGTATCCAGTATCATTAAAAAGCTTTTATCAGTGCTACTTATCCTGACATTATCTAATCTGAATCTCAATACGATCAatttatattgttatattgGTGTCCATTGAGAAATTGGTCACTTAAACTGCTCCTGTTTATGGGAATACTGTCCATTAAACAGGGTTGTTATTCTTGACTTTTTCTattttgatttatttattcttgcaaaatgttttttttcatgtaaatattgtcTGTCATGGTTATGCCTGTTGATgcactgtatatatttatgagATTACCTTCATGTTTTacaagtgaagatccgggttagaatgatattcagtaacccatgcttgtcataagagatcACTTGCGGGATCAGGTTGCCAGGCTCCCTGACTTatttgacacatgccatcatttCCCCCTTGtgcagatcaatactcatgctgtcCAGAcgtaatatttacagactgccgtcatatagtcggaatattgttgaatgaagcgtgaaactaaactcactcaccctggtATAATGTTTCCCAGTGAGTACCTTTCTAATTATGATCTATCTATTTGCAGAAGAAGACGAAGACGATGATGACATAGTTGTGCTGAAGGAAGAAAAGGTGCCGATTCCAgcagatgatgatgacgatgatgatgatgctgtcaTCTTCATCGCATCCACAAGCATTACtaaaactaaagacaatacTGTCTTGGGACCAAAAACAGAACCATCCTCTTCCAAAGACCTGACCCGAAGCCTCAGTCTCACATCTTCATTTGATGTTTCCTTGAACTTGACAGGTCCACTGGACCTGTCCAAACATACAGAGCGAGATGGCGACGATGTTGTGGATCCCACCACTGCTGCAGCCACAAGTGTCAAGCTGTCTGATAAAGAGACATTAGTCGATTTAGAGGAGACAGATTCACAGCAGAGTTTAACAGATGACCTCTTGGACAGTGTTGGTGGGTCAAGTCTAGACAATTCCTTTGTTGGACCAGGATCTCCCTCTGTtgacagcaacagcagcagcaactcATCAGTGTCCTTGCCAGCAACACCGCCATTGAAATGGAGCCCCCAACCGTCAACGTCAGGTGTGAAAACAAACAGTGGGGTTGGTGGGCCTCCAGACCTCATCGTGCCCCAAGGAAAAGCAGGGTCACCGTGTATTGATGATCTGAACTTTCTCGAACTGTTGCGAAAATATGACTACCCTTCAGCCCAGTCGACAGACAATCAGTCGTGTATGTCTATGGGGGCGCCACCGTCGCCCTCTATATCAGTCACCAGCCAGCCAGTCGGTGCAGTGCCCACACATATTCACCCCAACAGCTGTGATACCACACTTTCTTCCTCGCCCACGAGTCTTTCAGCTAATAGTAAGCAAATCCCATGCATTGGAACAAGCTCAATATCACCAACTTCAAAATCTCTCCTGCAATCGGGAACAACCACATGCCACACATATTCCTCTAGTCAGGAAGCATTACCTAAAACCAGTTCTTCAGCAAACACAGTGTGTCAGTTTACAGACCTTGTACATACAACCCTGTCTTTGAACATCACTCCCTCACCAACTTCACCAGTCTCAAAAGTCACAAATTTGCCCAAACCGACATGTGTGTCTACTGTTCAAAGCTCTGCGGGTCCATCCACGTCTAGGACAGATTTGAGTTCCAATTCAGGATTAGCTTCTGACAGTACTACTGGTTCAAACTTGAATTCAGATTCCACTTTAGCTTCAAACTCTGTTCTTGCTTGTGGAACGGGGATTCGATCAGGAAACAGTCAGTCCTGGACGACAGGGACGTCCCGACTGTCTCAGCTTAGTCTCCCTCCAAGAAAACGGGTGCGACCGGATACTGTGATGTTGACTCCGACATCATCGTCATCCAAGTCTGATGATGCGTGTGTGAACTGTAAGAGCATCCTGCATGACCTGAAGGTGTCAAGGTGTACTCAAGGTCATCCAGCCTGCTCCACCTGCCTTGAGGACCAGGTCAAGCTCATTCTCACAGACAAACAGGTGAGTGAGTCACTGACAGGTGAGACTGTCACTGACAAACTGGTCAGTCTACCCAAAGACGTAGATTCATGACAAATGGGTTAGTCCATCTTCAACAGGTGACTTGGTCATGGCCAGGTGAGAAAATCGTTGACTTGTAAGACAGTAACAAACAGGACCACAAACCAGTCACAGTGTTAACGTTATCGCTTCATGCAAATAAATGTCCATTTCACACACAGTGTTTACTACCTGCGTGTTCTGCATGCTAAGCATTTTgtggaaacaacaaaataaaatgaagtTTCTCCCAGTTAACTTGACTTGTGAATGATCTGATGCTGTGGTGAACAAGGCTATAGTAGGGCTTGGgtacaaagaaaaaaacaaattttaaaaaagttTCTCTCAGCTAATTTGACTTACAAATGATGTGAAGCTATAGTAGCCAATTCACAGGAAAATCAAACTCAGTTATGATCAACCAAATCAAAGAACCATTTGCAgacccccctaagtaattgaaggaattgcagcaaatttgaaataattgcatctcaaatgtaaacaaacgcagcccactcgcgaaacagtTGCTGCGATATTGATAGTTTagtggtaataacagaaacatgtcggtaatactggaaacacgctctgCCATCTtctgggctgcgtttgtttacatttgagatgcaattccttcaaatttgctgtaattacTTCAATTACATAGGGGCGCCTGATTCGTGTCTTAAACTCTGATTGTTTAATAAATTGAATTATCTTACCTTCATGTGAAATACATTAATTCATTGGTCAGTGATGCTTCATCAAGTCTGTGTCACCCATCCCAGGAATGAGGTAGACGcctttttgtttacatgtcatatcATCGTTAGCGAGCTTATCGCGATTCAAAATAAgatcaaatgatattttgtacatttacatGGAAGTAAGATAAATGCGTTGTACACGTCTCCTTCAGGGAATACAGTCTGATGTACGCCAACTGGCTCAGGTAACACTGCAACAGAGAGATGTACATCAGACGATGTTTCCTTCAGAGAATCGTACAACTTAAAATACATTGCTCAACAGTATGTTTTTCCTTGGGAAAACTTGATGCTGAAAAAGAATTAACAATATCACTCTTAAGGTTGATCGTTTTAATTGTGTGAGCGAATTTGAGACGATAAATTAGAATTCTACTTGGCCTCATGTTAGGTTTCTTGTACATTCGGTGTGCTTCAGGTTTACATGGTTCTGTGAAAGTGAAAACTGAAGTACTGAGTGACTAATGAAGTAATGAGTAATGAGTACTTGAAATAAAGGATTTACTTTTGTTTCAGGGTTCGCTGAAGTGCATCATGGTGAGCTGTGGCAGTTACTACCCAATGAGTAAGTCATGCATATGTTGGGTGTGGTGGGTTGGGGAGCAGGTGTAAATTACTATGCACATGTGGGATGGAGCTTTGGTCATGCTATCCCAGAgaaccatttcacaaagctatcatagCGCTACGACTATTGTAAGTCAGTACTACAATTTAGGAGGTACGATTGCTACAAGAAAAGATACAGGAtcttatgagagctttgtgaaacatggCCAAAAAACATCATCCCGTAACATCTCTGTTATACAAATTATCTTGGTTATATATAAAACTATAATTTATTGAAAACATTCGTAATAGTTATGTATTCCTTTTTTtcgcttttgaaatatttcattcatttggCAATACGTAAACGTTTAGTCTAGTAGGGCTGTGAAAACCATGTGTTACCTAGTGTTGAAGCTTGAGCAACCACATATTTAGTAATGAAAGATATGAATTTCATTTCTTTGGCATGGCAACAAAATTCAGTGTATGATTTTCAGTCTGATTTTCAGTCTGAGTTAAGATTGATGTCTCTAAACAAAGTCAGTATAAATCAGCATGTTGAAGGAAATCATTTTGTATTAGATAAACAGGTCTAGAGTCAGCCTGAACATGTTTAAGTTTATGTAATCACTTTCCTTGTGTGCCCATGCTTTGAATTTTCCTGCTCATCCGATACTGAACTGTCAGATCCTGATTGCTATGTTTTTCCCAACACAATGACCAGGCATGATCTCAGTGATGGTCTTTCCTGTTGTTTAATGGATTTCTGTTTGATATCGTTGAGGGTAAGCCTCCAGTTTCCTGGTGACACCTGCTGACCAATGAGGATGGCCATCACAGGTCAGCTGACACCATGGGCTTCCTGGTGCAGCAGAACCTATTTTACTATTACATTCTGTCTCTTTGACATTAAGCAGCTAGAACATTTCAGCTTTCATCCCAGTAGACAGTAGATATGTTTTTGGGAGTCAACTACAGTACAGAACTTAAAAGGTtgcatgcaaccaaaaattcaaacataattaaaacacagttatcacttattcatgacacatacTATGCATTGCTGATaatgaaaaaacccaaacaaaccagATTATAAGCTTACaatcaaataaaaaatacaatattttgtacttgggtctaCTACGCTCGAAATGAAGGACCTGGGATACTGTACCAAGTGAGATGCGtaggatatgcactcaagtgtagcGAAATATCTTCGTTAGCTgtccatttgctgatatgcttagCCAGCTgtctgtttatggtgtataatCCCAATAGgcgttaatttcaaattgcatgtggttagtgactgaagttgtgcattgcatgttgccattagcagacaggcaagcaaacatgtaagtgtcacagctgttgaaatcacttttccccccagcgcaGGGGGAAAATTAGTAAATCATTTGAACTCTGTTTTCACAGGCTTTTTTTTTTTCCATCTGTGTTTTTTTCAGCTGTATAGGTTGAATagtcatttttgatgatttgtttcagtaagtgcataccaaaatgTTTCAGAGTCTGCAaagtgttttacgttgcatatCACCTTTAatcaagacatcaactgtgattgtttaacGATTTTAAAAAGTAAGAAGCTAAAGCAGGTCAGGCATTTAATCAGCACTGAGCAGttaattgggttttttttttttgtttgtttgttttaaccaAACTGTCTTAACAGTACCACAATGGCtgtgcttttttttttttaaatttaattaattttttttttaacaaaaagggATCGGTATGTGAACAACCAATGTGGCTTTAATGCTTGGTCTCACATGGGCAAGATAACAAGTGGGGACTTGGGAGGAACCTAGACATTGTGCCTATGACAGACCGATGAAATTCCAAGAATTGAATTGTCATTGATGAAGAAAACTTTATCCTTAAGTAACTTGGTGTAGCTGTGGTTGATTATTGTTTTTCTTGCTGGGGTTAGAGTCTGCttgtcaaactcactcacttgttggcATTAAGGacttatgtataggagaaaacatgcctccgaggttttggtagaccaTCAATGATTGTTAATTACAATGTATTAGATCATTTGATGAAGATAAATAACAATAACTAAAGCCTGCAGAAAATCAGTTTAATGACattaactataagtagataatttaaccccatcACCTTCGTCTGCCCCGTGGCCGCgcggtagagcgtctgcctatgTCTGAAGTTGGCGGTTCCAATCCAGCTTGGGTAAacatttgtattgtaagtttaaaatcatgaacaatatttttcaattgatttcaaacactcatgtatcatttgagtgttgatgttcatataaagttaggaaaagtaaaatctGGGAAgcagtcttactaacgaaaagtaaaacctgggaagacgtctttctagcgaaaagtaaaacctgtccctccaaaacaaaaacctcaaatgcggttattctgggaaaacaagacattacctaatatatagtgagaagcacactttaggttatatgtttgatgttgccatggttacaggtGAGCTGAAGTACACCCTTCCCTCCATGGTTGTGGAGATTCTGGAGGATAAGCTCCACAAAGAGCACATCAACTTTGTATGTGACATGCTGCTACCGGACACTGGCGCGGACGACCAGTCTGGGACTGCCGGGACAGCCGCCCCCAAATCAGGGAAAGCGGGCAACAAAGCTGATGAAGCTTCAGCAGGAAAAAAACAGAAGTTTGATGAGGATGTTCTGAGCCTGTTTGAGCCATTAAAAGAGGTTCAATCCTCGCCGGATGAGGACGAGAAACTGAAATCTCCGGAGGAAGATAAACCTCAAAAATGGGACCCAATGGATAAAATGGTGGTATGTTAGAtgggatttcatttcatttaggTTAGATTGTGGTTATACTTCAAGAATTTACATGTtattatgttcatgttttgattataggaatattattggaataataaATCTCGAAAAACTTGTCTTTAGAAACTTGTCTTATGTCATCCTGCTTGACTGGTCGCCagggttcatttccccacatgattgcaatgtatgaagtccatttctggtgtcacccgctgtgatattgcttggatattggtaaaagaggtgtaaaaccaaactcactataACTTGAACTAAAGATATTGTTCCCAAGTCCAGTGGCTCTGTATTAAGAATTAAGACAATAACATACtggggatttttttttttttttttttttttttagtgcTGTACATTGATAATATGCTGTTTGACGTTTCAGAACCTTGCGATTATGGCACTGGAACCAGAGTCTGACGAGTATGTGGAAGTGGCTGTCAATTTCTACAGCACACTGGCCTTCCCTTCAGCAGACATCGTCAAAATATCACGTGTCCAGAACCCAATTCTCTGGAAGTACTATCAGCTGTAAGTCGATCGAATCTGTTTGATGATACTCATTGCTGATTGGCTAGAAGAATCCTGCATACGTGCATGCAGGCTCTGTGTGTGTGGCAGTGAAGGTGCGGcttagagttgatcttcagt
It encodes:
- the LOC137261494 gene encoding serine-rich adhesin for platelets-like, giving the protein MTEAESTPIVINSEEEDEDDDDIVVLKEEKVPIPADDDDDDDDAVIFIASTSITKTKDNTVLGPKTEPSSSKDLTRSLSLTSSFDVSLNLTGPLDLSKHTERDGDDVVDPTTAAATSVKLSDKETLVDLEETDSQQSLTDDLLDSVGGSSLDNSFVGPGSPSVDSNSSSNSSVSLPATPPLKWSPQPSTSGVKTNSGVGGPPDLIVPQGKAGSPCIDDLNFLELLRKYDYPSAQSTDNQSCMSMGAPPSPSISVTSQPVGAVPTHIHPNSCDTTLSSSPTSLSANSKQIPCIGTSSISPTSKSLLQSGTTTCHTYSSSQEALPKTSSSANTVCQFTDLVHTTLSLNITPSPTSPVSKVTNLPKPTCVSTVQSSAGPSTSRTDLSSNSGLASDSTTGSNLNSDSTLASNSVLACGTGIRSGNSQSWTTGTSRLSQLSLPPRKRVRPDTVMLTPTSSSSKSDDACVNCKSILHDLKVSRCTQGHPACSTCLEDQVKLILTDKQGSLKCIMVSCGSYYPMSELKYTLPSMVVEILEDKLHKEHINFVCDMLLPDTGADDQSGTAGTAAPKSGKAGNKADEASAGKKQKFDEDVLSLFEPLKEVQSSPDEDEKLKSPEEDKPQKWDPMDKMVNLAIMALEPESDEYVEVAVNFYSTLAFPSADIVKISRVQNPILWKYYQLKRTEMIHENDGHQVDERQLFHGTNSSVIEAICKKGFDWRVCGKHGSVYGQGSYFAKAASYSHQYTEKVSGHRSRMMAIRTLSALTSSSRTSSSSSVFRQPPGSVLIGPFNQMQVNQLIPHNFLPPPAHMPLGSSLISGIHGQLTPPSTAAPPPPQPQSSSRSNLTVISNIFSGPMPTNSSNPVINSNQNMPVESNHPSSSAGMARGFPLTNSGRCSAFNASNNNTTFPQQANFLRQGAEPSPLRQNNSQKSTKDAKVRVVPMADITSSQTRKMFLAKVLVGKYTGGNTGHRRPPPFYPAEPYGKCYDSCVDNIWDPKIFVIFDSNQAYPEYIVEYNVMNE